The Nitrospirota bacterium genome includes the window CCGCTGATTTTCATGGCCCTTTGTGAACCCTGGTTCATGGGGGTTCATCAGAAAATCTCCATAGCTCACCCTCCCCCTAACCCCCTCCCGTCAAGGGAGGGGGAATAATCTCAGCCTCCCTCTCCCCCGGCGGGAGAGGGTCCGGGTGAGGGGGCCTCATTTTCGTGGTTTACAAACAATCCAAATGGGTTTAACATGATAGACGTTCTCTAAAATATAAAGGTTAAACACAGGTGTTTATAATCATTTCTCTAATCTTTCTTCCCTTTTTTCTTTTATGGCCGGACAATGTATATGCATGGGGGCCGGCGACCCATCTTCAGCTCGGATGGCATATCCTGAGCAGTCCCTCGCTGATTGCTGCACCTGTTAAAATACTGCTTGAAACTTATCCATACGATTATCTTTACGGTTGTATCAGCGCTGATATTGTAGTCGGAAAAAAGTTTACAAGGGCATTGAATCATTGTCATAACTGGCGTATTGGATTTAATGTGCTGGAACAGGCGGGAAGTCCTTCCCAGAAGGCGTTTGCTTTTGGCTATCTGAGTCACCTTGCGGCTGATACTATTTCTCACAATTATTTTGTCCCTGAGAAGATGGTAACAACATATTCAACGCGTCTTCTGCGTCATGTTTATTGGGAGATGCGTTTTGATGCATTGGCTGACAGGGTTGTGTGGGAACTTCCTTATAATATTATGAAGGATGTTCACAAGGATAATGACCCGCTCCTTGAGAGTGTGCTTGATAATAATCTGCTGTCATTCAGTACCAATAAGACGATATTTAACAATGTCCTTCTGATAAGCCGTATGGAACACTGGCACAAGATGATTAACAGACTGTCATCATATTCAAAGTGGATTCTGCATAAGGAAGATGTTGAGATGTATTATCAGAGGTCATTAGGTGCTGTGATTGATATTATATGCAACGGAGAAAAGGCGTTATGTCTCAGGGAAGACCCTGCCGGCAGGAAAAATCTTGCTCTTGCAAAACGTGTCCGCAGGAGGCTCAAATTCAGGAAAATGGCCGGGATGAGTGTTAAATTGCCGGCACTTCCATTTATCAGGGAGGCAGAATATCCAGAAAAGAAGATTCGGAAAGACAGGGCTTAATATCTCTGTCCTCACTTACGGGGCAATGCAGTTGCCGGAAGTCCCGGAAGAACAAGCCGCTGCTGTTGTTCACAAGGCTATGGCCAATGGAATCAACCACTATGAGACTGCACGCGGTTATGAAAATAGTGAGGAGATATTGGGAAGGGCCTTGCATGGTTTTGACCGTTCGGATTTTTATCTCACCACAAAGATTACCCCCAAACATTATCAGAATTACATGAAGTATATAGTAGAATCTTTAAGCAGGCTTCAGGTTGATTATATAGATAATTTTGATATACACGGCATTAATACTGAAGAGCAGATTGAGCAGACCTTCAGAAAAGGCGGGGCATTGGATGCTGTTCGTCAGGCAATGTCAGAGGGGCTGATAAGGCATGTGGGTTTCTCATCACATGGAGGTCTTGATCTGATATTAAAGGTAATTGATACCGGAGAGTTCGAATCAGTCAATATCCATTATTATTATTTTAATCAACGGAATTCCCCTGTTTTGCAAAAGGCAGCAGAAAAGGATATGGGGGTACTGATAATTTCACCGACAGATAAGGGAGGACAGCTCCACAGGCCGCCTGAACTTTTATTGAAGCTGACTGCCCCGTACCATCCAATTACTATTAATCACAGGTTCTGTCTATCTCATAAAGAGATTACAACTGTGACAGTAGGTGCTGCACATCCTGATGAATTTGAACCGCACATAAAGGCGGTTGAACCCGATGAGCCGCGGGGGGGGGCTTCCCCCCCTTAGTTTAAGGGGGGGCATGGGGGGGTTATCTTCGTCAGAACAGGAGATTATCAGCAGGCTCGACAGTCAGTATAAAATACTTGGAAATACTCTTTGCACCTTGTGTCATAAATGTCTTCCATGCCCTGCAGGAATAAATATCCCTGAGGTGTTGAGGCTGAGGAATCTTTCAAAGGCTTTTGATATGGTTGAATTCGGGAGATACAGGTATAAGATGTTCGGAAATGCTGACCACTGGTTTGGAGGTATGAAGGCTGTGAGTTGTACAAGGTGTAATGAATGTCTGCCCCGTTGCCCTGAGAATCTGAGGATACCCGACCTTCTGTTTGAGACACATGAGATGCTCTATTTTGAAGAAGGTAAGAGGAAGTGGAAAGATTGAAAACGGTTATGATATAATTCAGCCGCCTAAGTTTATTCCCTCCCCTTCAAGGGGAGGGTTAGGGTGGGGATGGGGTTATTTTCAGATAAACAAAGGAGAATGACATCTATTGATGCATCGTACAATAAAAATCAGGATAAAGGAAAATATTGATCCGCATGTCCTCTTTGGAAGCGGTGATGTAAATCTGCGGAAGATAGAGGAACTCATAGGCATAAGGGTAATAGCGAGGGGGACTGATGTTATTCTGGAAGGTCCTCAGGAAAAGATAAAGGTCGGGGAGAGGGTGATTACGGACCTCGAAACCCTCTTAATGGACGGTTATAGTATCCGTGTTGATGATATAGAGTATCTGATCAGGAAAACCTCTGAAGATTTGGGTTTTAATCTGAAGGAGGCATTCAATGACGCAATATCAATCCCTTCAAAGAAGAAGATAATAATGCCCAAGTCCCCTGCTCAGGGAGATTATATTAAGGCAATAAGGGAATTTGATATTGTTATCGGGATAGGTCCTGCCGGGACAGGAAAGACTTATCTTGCCATGGGAATGGCCGTATCCGCCCTTCTGAAGAAAGAGGTAAACCGCATCATACTTGCAAGGCCCGCTGTAGAGGCTGGTGAGAAACTCGGGTTCCTACCGGGTGATATGTATGAAAAGGTTAACCCTTACCTGCGGCCCTTGTATGACGCCCTTTATGACATGATGGAAACCGAAAAGGCAAACAGGCTGATTGAACGCGGGGATATAGAGATAGCTCCTCTGGCTTTTATGCGGGGAAGGACACTGAATGATTCATTTATAATATTAGATGAGGCACAGAATGCAACATCTGAACAGATGAAGATGTTTCTTACAAGGCTTGGATTTAATTCCAAGGTAGTTGTTACAGGTGATATTACGCAGGTTGATCTGCCTGCAGAAAAGATCTCCGGTCTGATAGAGATTCAGGGGATACTCTCCGGCATACGCGGGATAAAGTTCAGCTACTTTACAGAGAAGGACGTTGTCAGGCACAAACTGGTTCAGGATATTGTAAAGGCGTATGAGATTTTTCTGGCGAAAGGGAAGAGGAGCAGAGGCAAGAAGTAAGATGTTAGAAGTTAGAAGAAAGATGTTGAACCGAATCCCCTCCCCTTCAAGGGGAGGGTTAGGGTGGGGATGGGGTTGTTCGTGAATATCGAAATAAAGAATCAACAGAAAAAGTACAGTGTAAATCAGAGGTTTATTAAAACAAACGCTGAGACTATATTGTCCCTGTGCAGGCTGAAGAATGTTGAATTGAGCATCCTGATTGTAAATAACAGGAGGATGAGGGCGATTAACAGGCAATACAGGGGGAAGAATAGTTCTACGGATGTGCTTTCGTTTCCGATGAATGAAGTGCCCCCTCCCCTTAATCCCATCCATCCGGTATTGCTTGGCGATATAGTAATCTCCATGGAGAAGACACATAAGCAGGCAAAAGAACAGGGACACTCCCCTTCAAAGGAGCTTTTATTACTGCTTACACACGGGATATTGCATCTGACAGGCTACGACCATGAATTATCTCCTGCTGAGGAACGCAGGATGCGGAAGAAGGAAAACATGATACTTGCAAAGTTGACAGAAGAAAAAATAAGCAAAGGTAAGCTGCAGATGGCGGAAGGATGAAGTAAGAAGTTAGAAAAGGCTGAAGATTGAAGGTAGAAGTAAGTGGTTAGATTGCTTTGATGTGTAAAGAAAGGATGATTAAAGCCCCACCCTCACCTTAATCCTCTCCCTGAGGGAGAGGAAATTTCCCTCCCCTTCAAGGGGAGGGTTAGGGTGGGGATGGGGTTATTCCCGGATGAAGCCGCGTAATTTTGTAGAAAGTGCCAATCTGGCAATGGAAGGTATTTTGTATGTAGCTAAGACCCAGAAGCACATGAGGTATCACCTCTGGGCAGCGGGGATGGCTATAATAGTGAGCCTTCTATTTGGTGTTACCCGTCTTGAATTTCTGATTTTGAGTTTTATTATTTTACTGGTATTACTGGCGGAAATGATAAATACAGCAGTTGAAACTATTGTTGATATTATTTCGCCGGACTATCATGAACTTGCAAAGGCAGCCAAAGATGTTGCAGCCGGTGCTGTTTTCTTAGTATCAGTGGGGGCGGTTATTACAGGTTATCTTATTCTGTTTCCTTATATAAAGTACCCTTTTCCTGCTGCTATTGCTTATGTAAGAGATGCCTCTGAACACCTGACATTGATCAGTATTATCCTTGTTGTGATAGCTGTGATACTTTTAAAATCATACAGCAGTAAGGGGAGGCCTTTTTATGGCGGATTTCCAAGCGGACATGCGGCTGTCTCATTTTCAATAAGCACGGCAACGGCATTTCTGACACAAAACGCGCTTATAAGTATACTGACATTTATTCTCGCTTTAATGGTAGCATCAAGCAGGGTAACACTGGGAATCCATTCAATGCGGGAGATAGTAATCGGGGCAATATTAGGGATCGTGATAACAGTTTTATTATTTCAGATATTTGGATGAACCTCCATAAGCAGGGTGCTCACAAATGGCAATGAAAACCCCACCCTCACCCGGACCCTCTCCCTGAGGGAGAGGGTGCTAAGTTTATTCCCTCCCCTTCAAGGGGAGGGTTAGGGTGGGGATGGGGTTATTTTCGAGAAAGGGATTATGGGCTTTTTTTCAAAACTAAGTGAAAAACTTTTCAATACAAAAGCAAAACTTGTAGGAAATATTGATAACCTCTTCTCAAGGTTCAAGAAGGTTGACACTGCTACGTTGGAGGAGCTGGAAGAGATATTAATCTCAGCAGATACCGGCGCATCAGTGGCAGAAAAACTGATAGATAAGGTAAAGAAAGAGAGAGGTAACAGCCCTGAAGAGGTGAAGAATATATTAAAGCAGGGGATGCTTGATATATTGAGTTCACATGAAGGCTCTCTGAATCTCAGGGATGCAAGGCCTGATGTAATAGTAATTGTAGGTGTGAACGGTACAGGTAAGACGACAACAATAGGAAAGTTATCCGATAAACTGAGGCGTGAAGGCAGAAAGGTAATAATTGCCGCGGCAGATACATTCAGGGCAGCGGCTATTGAACAGCTTATAATATGGGGAGAGCGGAGCGGTGCAAGCGTAATAAGACACTCAGACGGCTCTGACCCTGCAGCAGTAGTCTTTGACGCACTTGCAGCAGCAAAATCCAGAGGTGCGGATGTCCTTATTGTTGATACTGCCGGAAGACTTCATACCAAGGTTAACCTTATGGATGAGTTGAAAAAGATCCGCAGGATACTTGAAAGGGAACACCCCGGCAGCCCTCATGAAGTTCTACTCGTCCTTGATGCCACAGCCGGACAGAACTCACTCATGCAGGCAAAAACATTCAGCAAGGATATAGGTCTGACTGGAATAGTATTAACAAAACTGGATGGTACGGCCAAGGGCGGGATAATTTTGAGCATTGCAGAAGAACTTCAGATACCGGTCAAGATGATCGGCGTCGGCGAGGGCATTGATGACCTCAGGGATTTCAATGCCCGCGAATTTGCTGATGCATTGTTTGATGTTACTTAGCCTGCAGCAGAGTATCTATTATTTGTTTAAATGCAGAATAAGGTCTTGCACCTACAATCCTTTGTCCGGTAAACTCCTTTCCCTTGAGCGGCGCCTTTCCAATGAAGAATGTCGGTGTTCCTGATACACCGGCCTTTCTTCCGTCATCAATATCTTTATTTACCTCACCGGTATATTTACCGCTGTCCAGACACGAATTAAACGAATCAGCAGATAGCCCTATTTCTAATGCATACTTCTTCAGGTCATCTACCTGTATAGTGCTCTGGTTATCAAATATCTTATCGTGCATCTCGCGATACTTCCCCTGCTCTCCGGCGCATTGTGCAGCCTCAGCAGCCTTAGGCGCCTGTTTGTGGAATTCCAGAGGGAAGTCCCTGAATACATACTTGATTTTGCCGGTTTTTATATAGTCCTTATCCAGCTCAGACAGGGTATTTTTATAATACCTCTTACAGAATGGACACTGATAATCTGAAAACTCTAATACAACAACAGGCGCATCACTATTGCCCCAGACTGTGTCATCGTCCATGCTGACTGTTACCTCCGGCGTCTCCTGTTGAGGTTCTTCAGGTTTTGCTGTGACTGCTTTCGCCTTAATGGCATCAACGTCTTTTCTTAATTCCTGTACCTCTTTTTTTAATGCATTGACTTCCTCTTTAAGTTCCTCCTGAAGTTTGCTGTTTTTTCCCGACGATACCCCTGCCTCAGCAGGACCAAAAGGCAATATAACCCATACTGAAATAATAAACAAAAAGGCACAAACAATTGCAGTCTTATTTTTCATAACGATCTCCCTGTGTGTTGATAATCAAATAAACTCATATAACATTCGAGAACCCCGCCTGTAAGGACAACAGAAACTATATCGGGGTCAAACTGCCTGCCTGACATTGACGATATCTCTCTTCTAACATGGTCCATTGCAAGGGCTGAGCGGTAGGGGCGGTTACATAACATTGCATCAACGGCATCGGCTATTGATACAAGTCTTGCACATAGCGGTATATCTGTACCTTTAAGCCCTTCCGGAAATCCTGTTCCATCATACCTTTCATGGTGATACAGAACAACCGGTACCATTTCATGGAGGAATTCTACTGATGAAATTATCTTTGAACCAATAATGGGGTGTTTCTTTATCTCTTCCAGTTCAAACCGGTCCAGAGACCCTTGTTTCCTGAGAATATTTCCTTCTATTCCTATCTTTCCTATATCGTGAATAAGTGCCGCCTGTTCTAACGGCAATAACTGTTCATTAGGGATCCCGATTCTTTCTGCAAGGAATGCGGAAAACTTTGATACCCTTTCCGAGTGTCCTCTTGTATATTGGTCTTTGGCATCAATAGCTGCTAACAATGCAGATACAGTGCTTTTGTAGTGATTCTCAATATTATGTTTTGCGTTTTCTATCTCTTTTGTCAGCTCATTGGTTGCAAGCTGGAGTTTTCTTATCTCAAGCCTTGTTTTTAAATACTCGCCTCTTTTTGCAATCCCTTTTTCTACAGTCATAATGACATCTTTATGGTCAAATGGTTTTATCATGTAGTCTAATGCCCCGTACTGGAGGGCCCCTCTTGCGGTCTCTAAACTTGCGTAAGCAGTCATCAGGATAACCTCAATCTCCGGCTTTATCTCTTTTATCTGCCTGAGTAAATGCAGTCCATCCATGCCTGCCATCTTAATGTCAATTATTGCTACGTCAAAGGTTCTTACTTTTATATATTCCAGTGCCCGGATACCGTTCTCTGCAGTTACTACATCATATCTGTTCTTGAGAATCATCCGGAGGGCCTCTCTTGGGCCTTTCTCATCATCCACAACGAGTAAACTGCTTTTTTCCTCCATCTAAACCTCCTTGTAAGTCAGAATTATGTTTTTAGTGTAAACTCACGCCATCCTTAGCTGTTTAACGAGTTATCACAGGAAGCAGTACTGAGATAATAGTTCCCTGATTCGGATTACTGTTGATATTTATTTTTCCTCTATGATCTTCAATTATCTTTTGGCTTAATGGGAACCCCAGCCATACCTCTCTTAATGATGATGTGTAGAATGGATCAAAAATCCTTTCCAGGTCTGCCTTGGGTATGACCCGCATATTATCTTTTATTGTCACAGTTATAGTATCATCTTTTTGAAAAGATTCAATACCTATTGTGAGTGTCCCGTCCGGGGATATTGAATTAAAACAATTCTGCAGTATATATGAAAATGCCTTGCCCAACTGGATATAATCGGCCTTAACTTTAAAGACACCCTTCTTATAATTTTTGATCAGGCGGATGTCTGATATTTTATAATCAGTTATAACCGATTCAAGGCACTTGTCCATAATATCGCCGATATCCAGTGTCTCAAATTTATACTCTATCGGATTAACAAAGGCAACTAATTTTTCTATAAGATTATTTAATTTATCAACTTCTTCAACGACTGTGTTATAAAAAAAGTCCTGGAATTCAGGGTCATTGAACCGCTCCTTCAGCAATTGTGTAAATGTTCTTACAGCAACAAGGGGGTTTCTTAATTCATGGGCCATCCTCCCTGCAAGGCTGTTTAACGTCTGCAGGGTATCCCCCTTTTTCTTCTCCTTGTTTAATTCCTTCCTTGCAGAAATATCGTCTAAAAGTAATACCCCGCCTATAAGTTCACCTTTCATGCCGTATAATCCATAAGAATCTACTTCAAGGGCTATACCCTCTTTCTCAAGAATAATCTCTTTCTTACTGGAGGTATTCCCCTGTTTCATGGTTTCACTCATCAGACTGCTCAGGTTACTCAAATGTTCAGGTAACGATATAATAGATTTACCGACCATATCCCTGCCGGTCAGATTTAATATCTCTTCTGCCCTCGGATTAAATATGATGATTCGTTCCCTGTCATCCACTGTGATGACGCCGCTTCCCATCTTTTCGAGTATCTTCTGAATATATTCTTTTTGATAACATACCTTGTTATAGTTATAGATATCATGCAGTGTCTTGCCGAAATAGTTTGAGAGGACAAATAATTTTTCAAGCTCTTGCCTTGTGTATGATTCACCGGTTATCTTGTAATCAAGATTTAAGATGCAGATAAGCTTCCCCTCATACATCACCGGAATACTTATAATTGCCTGAAGTATCTCCATCTCGTTCAGTGCGCGTTCAAATATGTTGGTATGACCGATGTCCTCTTCTGAGTTGTCTCTTCTTAATATCCTGCCCCTTGCAGAAAGCCATAACACCATTCCGCTGTCGGAAGAGAGTGAGACACGGGAGGTAATGTCAGGATGCAGACCCCTGAATGCCTTAATCCTGAATGTATCCTCTTCCGGGTCAAACAAGAGTATAGAGGCACGGCTTACGGCCAGCACATCCATCACGCCGTCAAGAAAGAGATTGGTTAGTTTATCGAGGTCAAAGCTTGCTGTAAATGTCCTTGCAAGGGCAACTGCCTTTTCGAGTGGTTCAAATGATGACATTATATTTTTTTCCGGAACCATATAACGTTCCGGATATATATTCGGAGAAAACCTCTTATGTCTGAGCTTTTCTGATAATTTATGACGATGCAGGATATTGCTTACCTCTTTAGAAATTACCTGAGGTAAAAGCGGGGTGTATAATACTTCATGGAAAATGCTGTGATATTCCAGTCCTTCTTTTGATATTTCAGGAGGTAGGATTCCCAGCCAGATTAAACCGGGGATGTGTGCATATCTTTTAAGCCATAAAGATATCTTGTCTGATATGGTTATATCTACTGCTATTATATAAACCTGTTCAGTCAGTATAAGGTCAGCCCCTTTATCAAGGCTGTCTGTTGCAAGGACGATATATTCATCCGACACGCTTGACTCAAAACGATTGATTATCTCATTTGAGGATGTTAACAGTAACAGTATCTTCAAGAGGTCTCCGGTTCCAGTATGTCAATAGGATGTGCTAGTAGCTCACCCTCCCCCTGACCCTCTCCCGTCAAGGGAGAGGGAATAATGTTTGTCTCCTCTCCCTCAGGGAGAGGATTAAGGTGAGGGTGGGGTTTCTCGCCAGACGTAATCAAAGGTATCTGAGGAGCTGTTGGGAATTTTGCAGGGAACGCAATAGTTACGGAAGTCCCCTTATTATAAACACTCTCTATGTGTATCTTTCCCTGATGTTGTTCCACTATCCTTTTGCATATTGACAGGCCGAGGCCGGTTCCGGAATCTTTTGTAGTAAAGAAGGGTTCAAACAGGTGTTGCTTATCCTCCTCCTGAATACCTGCGCCTGTATCCGTTATCTTCAGTATAACCTTTTCACCGTCAATAATATCCTCACCCCTCATAGTTTCCACTACAATTTCACCGCCTTCAGGCATTGCCTCCATAGCGTTTATAAAAATATTCAGGGCTACCTGCTTTAATTGTGAACGGTCTGCGTGAATAAGCGGGAAATGTTCAACAAATCTCTTTTTAACAGTTATATTTTTCTTTGCAAACTGGTACGACAGCATTGAAATCATATAGTCCACAAAACTTTCCATATCCAATGGGTCAAATTTGGGTTCCGAAGATTTTGCGAATTCAAGAAGGTCAGAGACTATATTGCTTATTCTTTCCACTTCATCTATGGCTATGTTAGTAAAATGGTTTCTGAATTCAGGGTCATCAAATTTTTCCGGAAGTAACTGAACCAGTGTTTTTATTGAGACAAGCGGATTTTTTAACTCGTGGGCAAGTCCTGCGGCAATAGTCCCGAGGGATGCAAGCTTCTCCGCCATCTCTTTTTTAACGAGTATTTCATTGTAATAGGCACTTATCTTCTTAATCTCTTCCTTTGATTTTATTATGCTGATTCTGGAGGAGGCGTAATTTACTATTATTGATAAACAGTCTTTGTGAGATGTGTCTTCACTCGACAATGACCCCATCCCCACTCTGACCCTCCCCAATTCAGTGTCGGGGAGGGAAATTTCCTCTCCCTCAGGGAGAGGATTAAGGTGAGGGTGGGGTTTTTCATCAGCATCCTTTAATAACAATGCGGCAATAATTGTGTTGTCTGTCTTAAAAGGGACAACCTTAGTTACCCGGATATTAAATTCATTTGCAAAATATTCCTGTAATTCCCGATTGATTGTAAAGTCCTCTTCTGATATATATCCACAAATGTCGAACGGCAGATGGCAACTCTTTGAATCATCAAAGACCCATGTGTCTCCAACAATTTTCCTTATTACATGCCCGGACTCGAACCTGCAATGTGATAAGCATAAATTAAGTACATAACTAAGTACCTGAGTGTCCTCGTTCAGGCAAGATATTTCTTCAATGCCCTGTTTCAGGAGGGAAAGGATATCAGCAGTTGTTTTAATGGTTTCCAAAAAGTACCACCCTGTTTTTTCCAAGACCCTTTGCCTTATAAAGTGCCCTGTCAGCGTTATTTATTAGTTCTTCTATTGTAGATGCATCCTTTGGATACGATGCAATTCCGAGGCTTACAGTAATCCCGGCTATCTTTCCAAGCCCCCTGACAGGAAAGGCCATCCTATCTATTTCATCTCTGATACGATTACCGATTACCATGGCGTCTTCTTTATTTGTTGTAGGTAAGATTACAGCGAATTCTTCCCCTCCGTATCTTGCGGCAATATCAATAATTCTGATGCACCCTCTGATGCCGAGTGCAGTATTTCTTAACGCCTCATCCCCATAAAGATGTCCATAAGTGTCATTGAAGTCCTTGAAATTATCAATGTCTATAATAATAAGGGAAAAAGGATGGTCATGCCTTCTTGAACGTTCCAGCTCCTCAGCTATCCTTTCTTCAAAATATCTCCTGTTAAGAAGGGTGGTTAAGGGGTCTGTAATGGATATCTTTTTCAGGTTTATAGAACTCTGATAGTAGATCCTTCTTTCAATTGCCACAGCAGAATATAGGGCAACGGTCTCAAGGAGTTTAATATCCATATTTGAGAAATCAGTCCCGTCTTTTTTATCAGACAGGTTCAGGACACCGATGCTCTTGTCTTTTATCCTGATGGGAAGGCTGATGAATGATTTGGTCTTATATCTTACACGGTTCGGCCTTGAAAACCTTTCATCATTTTCAATATTGCTGACCACAAGAGGTGTCCCTTTCTCCATCACAATACCGGCAATGCCTTCTCCGGGATTTATCCTTATGTAGTTAAGGATTGCAATGTTAAGGCCCTTTGTTGCTTTAACCTCAAGAGCCATCCTGTCCTTATCGAGGAGCATCAGGGAACCCTGCTCAGCACCTACAACCTCTGCTGCATTTTCCAGTATTGCCTCACATAATTCCGGAGAGTCAATATTTGATGCAATTGAATTGAGTGCCTGTAATATCTCAAGCCCTCTTCTTGTAAAATTCTCACGCTTGGAAAAATAGTTACGGTTTTGGAATGAGAGTGATATTGTACTGCAAAAAGACCTTATAAGGTCATCCTCCTCTTTTGGAAGGATGGTGTTTAATATTACAATTAAACCCTCCACCCTGCTCCCTATACTGATAGGAAATATTTTTACAGAAGTGACGTCATTTGGGAAACCTGACTTTAGTATATTGAAGACATCTGTGGAAGATATTGCCTCGTTCCTTTCAGCCGCTTCACCGGCAAGCCCCTTGCCAATCTCTGCCTTAAATCCTGATAAACCTTCAATTTTGGTACCAAAGACCTGAGCTGTCTTGAATTCAGAACCATCCCTTACCATTATCATCGCAGACTTTACATTAAATAAGACACCAAGGGTGTTTAGGATAGTCGTGAAAAACTCTTTGTCCTCTGAAGCAGAACCTGCATTCACAGCCACCTTAATTATTGTATCTAATTTAGATGCCCTGTGATCAATGATTTTCTGTTTGCCGACACTTTGAAGAAAAATGTTTGTTGCAGATTTTATTGCCTCTACTGAGGTCTTAAATGTTTCCATATCCTTAAAGGATACACTCTTTGCAATATTAATTATGCGGTCTTTCTCACATCCTAACTTTTCTGCAATGTCCCTGTATCCGGCAAGGTCATTATATGATGAAAAAATCCTCCCACCTAAGATAGCCCTCTTTTTTTCATGGTCTCCGTTATAGAAGACAGGTATGGCAACATTGCTTAAATTGGCATAGCACTTAAAGTATACTGCCTCCTTTTTATTAAAGGCCTGAACCAGCGGTAATGTGCAATCCTGCTCACAGAATGCCTTTCCGGCAGTCTGTTCCTGCAGGAGTTTACACAACTGGCTTTCATGTTTCTGAGATGCAATGTACTTGTCTTCTTTAAAAGTCAGAAGTGTTAAACCGGATATCTTTGATAAGGCATCCGTCCACTTTGATGGCAGTTCTTCGTTGTATTCTGTAATATCCATTTTGATGTTTAAAAATAAAATAGAATCTAATATAACAAATTTATCTCTTTCTTGCCATGAAATAATTTTAGTTTTTTGAATGTTGGATTACAGAATTTAATTAGCAAGATTAGTGCCATCACTTGGTTGACAAATTATATTCAGATGGCCTAAAGTAGGGAACAGTAGAAAGCAGAGGTCAGAGGCAAGACAGTGAATAGTGAATAGTGAATAGTGAATAGCTCCCCTCCCTTAAGTTCCCTCCCCTTCAAGGGGAGGGTCAGGGTGGGGATGGGGTTATTTTCGGATGAAAGGGAGATTTTGATGCTTAAAAATGATAGTTTTTTAAAAGCATGCCGCAAAGAGCAGGGTGATTTTACCCCTGTATGGATCATGAGACAGGCAGGCCGATATTTGAAAGAGTACAGGGCAATAAGGGATAAGGTAGATTTCCTTACAATGTGCAAGACACCAGATCTTGTGGCTGAGGTGACACTTCAGCCGGTAGATATACTTGGTGTAGA containing:
- a CDS encoding response regulator translates to MEEKSSLLVVDDEKGPREALRMILKNRYDVVTAENGIRALEYIKVRTFDVAIIDIKMAGMDGLHLLRQIKEIKPEIEVILMTAYASLETARGALQYGALDYMIKPFDHKDVIMTVEKGIAKRGEYLKTRLEIRKLQLATNELTKEIENAKHNIENHYKSTVSALLAAIDAKDQYTRGHSERVSKFSAFLAERIGIPNEQLLPLEQAALIHDIGKIGIEGNILRKQGSLDRFELEEIKKHPIIGSKIISSVEFLHEMVPVVLYHHERYDGTGFPEGLKGTDIPLCARLVSIADAVDAMLCNRPYRSALAMDHVRREISSMSGRQFDPDIVSVVLTGGVLECYMSLFDYQHTGRSL
- a CDS encoding thioredoxin domain-containing protein; the protein is MKNKTAIVCAFLFIISVWVILPFGPAEAGVSSGKNSKLQEELKEEVNALKKEVQELRKDVDAIKAKAVTAKPEEPQQETPEVTVSMDDDTVWGNSDAPVVVLEFSDYQCPFCKRYYKNTLSELDKDYIKTGKIKYVFRDFPLEFHKQAPKAAEAAQCAGEQGKYREMHDKIFDNQSTIQVDDLKKYALEIGLSADSFNSCLDSGKYTGEVNKDIDDGRKAGVSGTPTFFIGKAPLKGKEFTGQRIVGARPYSAFKQIIDTLLQAK
- the ybeY gene encoding rRNA maturation RNase YbeY — its product is MGLFVNIEIKNQQKKYSVNQRFIKTNAETILSLCRLKNVELSILIVNNRRMRAINRQYRGKNSSTDVLSFPMNEVPPPLNPIHPVLLGDIVISMEKTHKQAKEQGHSPSKELLLLLTHGILHLTGYDHELSPAEERRMRKKENMILAKLTEEKISKGKLQMAEG
- a CDS encoding diacylglycerol kinase, which translates into the protein MKPRNFVESANLAMEGILYVAKTQKHMRYHLWAAGMAIIVSLLFGVTRLEFLILSFIILLVLLAEMINTAVETIVDIISPDYHELAKAAKDVAAGAVFLVSVGAVITGYLILFPYIKYPFPAAIAYVRDASEHLTLISIILVVIAVILLKSYSSKGRPFYGGFPSGHAAVSFSISTATAFLTQNALISILTFILALMVASSRVTLGIHSMREIVIGAILGIVITVLLFQIFG
- a CDS encoding zinc dependent phospholipase C family protein produces the protein MFIIISLIFLPFFLLWPDNVYAWGPATHLQLGWHILSSPSLIAAPVKILLETYPYDYLYGCISADIVVGKKFTRALNHCHNWRIGFNVLEQAGSPSQKAFAFGYLSHLAADTISHNYFVPEKMVTTYSTRLLRHVYWEMRFDALADRVVWELPYNIMKDVHKDNDPLLESVLDNNLLSFSTNKTIFNNVLLISRMEHWHKMINRLSSYSKWILHKEDVEMYYQRSLGAVIDIICNGEKALCLREDPAGRKNLALAKRVRRRLKFRKMAGMSVKLPALPFIREAEYPEKKIRKDRA
- the ftsY gene encoding signal recognition particle-docking protein FtsY, giving the protein MGFFSKLSEKLFNTKAKLVGNIDNLFSRFKKVDTATLEELEEILISADTGASVAEKLIDKVKKERGNSPEEVKNILKQGMLDILSSHEGSLNLRDARPDVIVIVGVNGTGKTTTIGKLSDKLRREGRKVIIAAADTFRAAAIEQLIIWGERSGASVIRHSDGSDPAAVVFDALAAAKSRGADVLIVDTAGRLHTKVNLMDELKKIRRILEREHPGSPHEVLLVLDATAGQNSLMQAKTFSKDIGLTGIVLTKLDGTAKGGIILSIAEELQIPVKMIGVGEGIDDLRDFNAREFADALFDVT
- a CDS encoding PhoH family protein; protein product: MHRTIKIRIKENIDPHVLFGSGDVNLRKIEELIGIRVIARGTDVILEGPQEKIKVGERVITDLETLLMDGYSIRVDDIEYLIRKTSEDLGFNLKEAFNDAISIPSKKKIIMPKSPAQGDYIKAIREFDIVIGIGPAGTGKTYLAMGMAVSALLKKEVNRIILARPAVEAGEKLGFLPGDMYEKVNPYLRPLYDALYDMMETEKANRLIERGDIEIAPLAFMRGRTLNDSFIILDEAQNATSEQMKMFLTRLGFNSKVVVTGDITQVDLPAEKISGLIEIQGILSGIRGIKFSYFTEKDVVRHKLVQDIVKAYEIFLAKGKRSRGKK